Genomic DNA from Eleutherodactylus coqui strain aEleCoq1 chromosome 8, aEleCoq1.hap1, whole genome shotgun sequence:
TGACCTGCAGCtggtattggtgccattttggggtacatgcgactttttgattgATTTGGATTTTTTCTTAGACCGCAGTCCAGGCGTTGCGTGTTGTTTTTTCTCAGAGACCGCAGTCCAGGCGTTGCGTGTTGTTTTTTCTCAGAGACCGCAGTCCAGGCGTTGCGTGTTGTTTTTTCTTACAGACCGCAGTCCAGGCGTTGCGTGTTGTTTTTTCTCAGAGACCGCAGTCCAGGCGTTGCGTGTTGTTTTTTCTTACAGACCGCAGTCCAGGCGTTGCGTGTTGTTTTTTCTCAGAGACCGCAGTCCAAGCGTTGCGTGTTGTTTTTTCTCAGAGACCGCAGTCCAGGCGTTGCGTGTTGTTTTTTCTTACAGACCGCAGTCCAGGCGTTGCGTGTTGTTTTTTCTCAGAGACCGCAGTCCAGGCGTTGCGTGTTGTTTTTTCTCAGAGACCGCAGTCCAGGCGTTGCGTGTTGTTTTTTCTCAGAGACCGCAGTCCAGGCATTGCGTGTTGTTTTTTCTCAGAGACCGCAGTCCAGGCGTTGCGTGTTGTTTTTTCTTACAGACCGCAGTCCAGGCGTTGCGTGTTGTTTTTTCTTACAGACCGCAGTCCAGGCATTGCGTGTTGTTTTTTCTCAGAGACCGCAGTCCAGGCGTTGCGTGTTGTTTTTTCTCAGAGACCGCAGTCCAGGCGTTGCGTGTTGTTTTTTCTTACAGACCGCAGTCCAGGCGTTGCGTGTTGTTTTTTCTCAGAGACCGCAGTCCAGGCGTTGCGTGTTGTTTTTTCTCAGAGACCGCAGTCCAGGCGTTGCGTGTTGTTTTTTCTCAGAGACCGCAGTCCAGGCGTTGCGTGTTGTTTTTTCTCAGAGACCGCAGTCCAGGCGTTGCGTGTTGTTTTTTCTTACAGACCGCAGTCCAGGCGTTGCGTGTTGTTTTTTCTCAGAGACCGCAGTCCAGGCGTTGCGTGTTGTTTTTTCTCAGAGACCGCAGTCCAGGCGTTGCGTGTTGTTTTTTCTCAGAGACCGCAGTCCAGGCGTTGCGTGTTGTTTTTTCTTACAGACCGCAGTCCAGGCGTTGCGTGTTGTTTTTTCTTACAGACCGCAGTCCAGGCATTGCGTGTTGTTTTTTCTCAGAGACCGCAGTCCAGGCGTTGCGTGTTGTTTTTTCTCAGAGACCGCAGTCCAGGCGTTGCGTGTTGTTTTTTCTTAGACCGCAGTCCAGGCGTTGCGTGTTGTTTTTTCTCAGAGACCGCAGTCCAGGCGTTGCGTGTTGTTTTTTCTCAGAGACCGCAGTCCAGGCGTTGCGTGTTGTTTTTTCTTACAGACCGCGGTCCAGGCGTTGCGTGTTGTTTTTTCTCAGAGACCGCAGTCCAGGCGTTGCGTGTTGTTTTTTCTCAGAGACCGCAGTCCAGGCGTTGCGTGTTGTTTTTTCTCAGAGACCGCAGTCCAGGCGTTGCGTGTTGTTTTTTCTCAGAGACCGCAGTCCAGGCGTTGCGTGTTGTTTTTTCTCAGAGACCGCAGTCCAGGCGTTGCGTGTTGTTTTTTCTCAGAGACCGCAGTCCAGGCGTTGCGTGTTGTTTTTTCTCAGAGACCGCAGTCCAGGCGTTGCGTGTTGTTTTTTCTTACAGACCGCAGTCCAGGCGTTGCGTGTTGTTTTTTCTTACAGACCGCAGTCCAGGCGTTGCGTGTTGTTTTTTCTCAGAGACCGCAGTCCAGGCGTTGCGTGTTGTTTTTTCTCAGAGACCGCAGTCCAGGCGTTGCGTGTTGTTTTTTCTCAGAGACCGCAGTCCAGGCGTTGCGTGTTGTTTTTTCTCAGAGACCGCAGTCCAGGCGTTGCGTGTTGTTTTTTCTCAGAGACCGCAGTCCAGGCGTTGCGTGTTGTTTTTTCTCAGAGACCGCAGTCCAGGCGTTGCGTGTTGTTTTTTCTCAGAGACCGCGGTCCAGGCGTTGCGCGCGTTTTTTTCTTACAGACCGCGGTCCAGGCGTTGCGCGCGGTTTTTTCTTACAGACCGCGGTCCAGGCGTTGCGTGCGGTTTTTTCTTACAGACCGCGGTCCAGGCGTTGCGTGCGTTTTTTTCTTACAGACCGCGGTCCAGGCGTTGCGTGCGGTTTTTTCTTACAGACCGCAGTCCAGGCGTTGCGtgcgttttttttcttacagaccGCGGTCCAGGCGTTGCGTGCGTTTTTTTCTTACAGACCGCGGTCCAGGCGTTGCGTGCTGTTTTTTCTTACAGACCGCGGTCCAGGCGTTGTGTGTTGTTTTTTCTTACAGACCGCAGTCCAGGCGTTGCGTGTTGTTTTTTCTTAGACCGCGGTCCAGGCGTTGCGGTTTTTTCTTCGTGTGGTAGTTTAATAATCTTTGTGTTTAGTCTCCATGGCTGCCGCTGTGATCACTTctacagtattgcagtgtactgtcCTGGGAGCCTACAGAGGGCCCTAAGCTGCCATGATGCCTGAGCGGAGGGGAGCGGCACACGTATAGGGGCTGTCTGAGACTCCCTGactttggtggcagtgggggataACCTAGCATGTAGgcaataatcccccccccccccccccgccccgccgcTCCCGTCGGTTCACCCACATTGACCGCTGCAGCTGATGGAAGGTCGGCAGGGAAATCCGTCAGTGACTAGCAGTAAACCTGCCTCAGGCTTCTGGCCAGCGGGCCTGGTGTCGCCCCCTGTTGGCTGCCGCAGCCGGTGTATTGCTTTCCTATAGTTCTGTATATAACCAATACCCCAGTAAAGCCCTTTTAACGCATTTACATGGCGGACATTCACCAAGCGTTGTCTTTGATCACGGCGGCTGTGGGCAGCTGTCTGTTGTTGGAGGATCATACATGCATACGTGTGCGGCTCATGGCCTGGCGCTTCATGGACGACGCTAGAGACATTGTGGTTAGCCCCTTAACGACAGCCGTCACCCGCTGTACATGGAGAAGCCACGGCTGCCAAGCACTCCGTACAGAAGGGGTCAATGGGCGCCATGATGAGACCGATGCGCGGGCACCAGCGAGGCCGCAGCTCTGATGTCCCTTCTCCCCGTCACTTCCAGCTTTCTACGAGGGTGAGGAGTCTCTGGAGGCCGCAGCTCTTCACTCGGCAGCTGTACAGCGAGATCCTGGACCGCTCCTTCCCCATCGAGGTCACAATGAGGACCCTGGACCTGATCGATGCTGCCTTCGGCTTTGACTTTTATATCCTGAAGGTAAGTGACGATGGTAAGTGTCCACCTCCGGACATTAAAGTTTGGACGAGCCGGACCTCCTCTTGTCGTTAACGGACCAATCACTGAGGGGAATCCGCGAATTGTGTAATACAGATGTCTGCAGGTGAAGCGGCTTCACTAATGGTGATTGGGCGCTATTGTTATCGGCCCATTCCAGACTCCGCAGAGGGATCTGCAATCCAAGCTGGGAATGGAGCTGAAAAGGGCAATGCTGATGCGGCTGGCCAAGAGGGATCCCGGGCTGCATGCCGATGACCCAGTAAAGAGAGAACAGGTCTACAACAAGTACAAGGTATGCCTCTAGCCCCCATCCTCGGGGAGGCCCCCCGTCCATCGGGGAGGCCCCCCGTCCATCGGGGAGGCCCCCCCGTCCATCGGGGAGGCCCCCCGTCCATCGGGGAGGCCCCCCGACCTGCTTTGTTTAATTAACCTATACTCAACTTACTCTTCCAGGAATTTGCGATTCCACTTGAGGAGGCGGAATGGGTTGGTTTAAGCTTACAAGAAGCTGTCGAAAAGCAAAGGCTTTTAGAAAAAAAGGTGTGTATTTGTGTGAACTGCGGATATATACACCATGAGGAAAACGGAGTCCACCACCTCGGGAGTCTGGGATCGGGggcatagaaaaaaaagaattggtctTCAGAAGGTCTTAAAACTTGATAAATACAACCTCGGACCCCCTGGGTTCTAGAACACAAACTAGGCTACAATGCGGCGCTGCATTAACTAGTCGGTCCAGGAAGAagtgctctgtcggcgtggaagAGGACGCGGCAGCCTGCAGACATCTCAAGGACTGGGGCGCCGGCGGTAGGGGACTATTGATGTTTGGGGTTCTTTCCatgtagttagtttccccatttgaaatgaattgaaacgccatAATAATCCGGAACGCATTCATGGAGGTCAAATCATTTCAGTGGGGAAAAGTGCTCTGacatacgagtgttttgggtaagagctccgtcacagaaCGAATCACACTCGTCTGCCAAGGCGCCAGGGTACTTCATACATGCTGTATTTATACAGTAGGCAggcagctgcctgtttacacggactgatgcagaaactgaatgacagacTAGAAACAgcgcatttacactgaaccataATCTTCAGATTCCCACTTCATGCAGAAATCGGAATGATTGATCAGTCCATTACagactgcaggctgacagatctacaGACACTGGGATAATGATCTTCACAGCCTCTTcccctcctgctgttacagcatgtgggggtgtacatacattatacacAGACCTACTGGGTTTACTAATCATTGGGCCGAATGATCGTGggagagcagaggagcaggcattcagctactgcctccctgctgattggaccaaagACAGTGcattgcagcatgggaagtgagggaaaggaagtcaggacagtgaactactggcagaatgctagtctCGCTACATGCCCACTCCCTGAAAGTAAgctgcaaagcagcagaaaatcaGTACTTGTTGACATGAAGCAGGGTGCAAACCGCAGCGAATCAGGATGAGAAGAACCCGGGGGATTTTAGAAGGCTTGTTAAACTCAGATACGCTTCAATCCTAAAATCGGCCAGTGTGTATGAAATGTGCCGAGCGCCTGTCCTATAATGCGGGGCATCCTACACTCTGATCCACTCCTCAGACACCCGCTCCCACATCCCGGTTCTCCTTGGAAGGTTACTGAATgtcctttttcttttctgttgGTTTCAGGATCCGGTTCCTGTATTTCTAACTGCTGTAGAGGAGCTCGTTCAGAAAGCAGCGGCTCAGAGAGCGGTCCCCGATCCAGCAGCCGTGCAAACCGCGTCCTAGGAGTCTGTTCACGGGGCGCCGGAGCCAAACCTCTCCATTCAGTGTGTAAGAAAGCCTTTCAGTGTGACCAGTCGCCGACTACATGAAGTCCAGCGCATTGACTGCTTCCACGGCCGAGAACCTCCATAGACATGGGGTACGTGTGAGGGGCCCCATCAGCTCATACTGTATGCTGTAGAAGAACTCGGGTAATCCCAGTACAAATCCTCGCTTCGGTCAACTAGTCACAAAGCctccgggtttttttttgtttttttttcctccttttaaaaaaaaaaaatcattttctacACTTTGAATTGTGTGTTTATTttgtttaaagggattatcttcaggatagatcaatagcagatcagtgggtGTCGGCTGCCAGGGGTCCCCACCCAACAGCTTTTCTCAGAGCCAATGTGCTGATTTCTATAGGAAGCaagcagctctgttcccactgcagtggccaggcttggtattacaggcatttaCATGAATACCAAGCCTGGACACTGGAGTAAGCATGGACCTTTAATTTAAAAGACATCTATCAGCTGGAACATGCAGTCTATCCTGCAGACATGATGTTGGAGccagaggagctgagcagactgatctatagtttatggggaaagattcagtagaacttgtacttTATTTCTATCTCTGCACAGTCCAGTAGGTGGAGCTAGGAGTGGTTGACAGCCTTCCCTGCACGTACAGTCATACAAAGATagctgatggctccgcccactggactgttcatcagtccgctcagctcctcctgccctactccgcccactggactgttcatcagtccgctcagctcctcctgccctaGATCATGCCGCCTGCAGAATAGACTGCACCTTCCAGCTGACCTCTTTGTATCAGCCATATTCATTGGCCGGTCGGCCTTCCAGTGAGTCTGCTGCAGCTCTGAGCTCCATCAATCAGAGGCCTGGATGTAGAGATCCGGGGGTTCAGATATGCTAACCACAAGAGAACCTCTCAGTTTGGCACCAGTGCTTGCATATTACCTGGGTGATCCAGCTTCTAAGAATCTCCTGGGATCAGTGGGCCTCCGCTGCCGTCAACTGATCCTCTATCGCCGGAATACAATTAGCGGCACCGATGCCGGAAGCCACGCCTGGGCCAGAAACCTTCTGTGTGATGTCACCTGCGACGTTCTGCTGGATGCTAGAGAGAAGAGTCCGGGGGGAGGTAAGCGGGTTTATTACTTCACTAATCGGGGGGGCATCTCACTATTCACCGCAgacaggctcaggacgcccctagtGGAGACAGCCAATGTCTGTGGTTAGCATCGTAGTCTTACAGTCCGAGGACAACctctgcatggagcttgtatgtttGCCCGGGTTTGTCCCACCCTGCGACAGCCTACTGATAGGTGATTGTGGGCTGAGCATCCAACCGTGATGAGGCGCAGCACTGCGGAGTATAGAAATCTGCAGAATAATCGGGCCTTGTCTTCAGGTAAAGGCTTATTCCCAAGATGGCTTGTTGGAGCTCTTGCCCCTGAGCCCCCCGGATTCCTGTGTTATCCCCGCCATGCAGTGACATGGAGAGTGAATGGTGCGGCAGTCGCACTCACACGGCGCTGTTCTAGTGGGGCTGATGGAACTATCTCCGGCAATCTGAAGACGAAGAATGGAGCAGCACCGGTGTAGTAAGGtctcagtgaggaggagggggacccgGTCTGAGTGGAGAGACCCCACCGATAGGTGGTGATCGTTAATTAGGGGGGGGGCAGAGCCGTTTGCTGCTTTTCATCGACTTCCACAAAACAAACGCTCCTTAGTTCACATGTAACGGTGGTACGTCTACAATGTGTCATGCACGCCTTCAGTGACAGATGGTATACACTCAGCCCATGGTTTATTCTTCAGTGCTGCTTagggaattaaccccttagtgacggagccacacTTTGGAGATCTGAGCTGCGTctctaacatagaataactccgtaaaggttctgcagATCCCTGCAGAACAATAGAATGTGTGAATATTGTGAGGActctcaccccaaaatgtatatccctgtttgtcccgtgttcagaaacatccccattgtggccctaatatgtctggatgcacaacggggcccaaactggaaggagcgttacacttcaactgtttttaacttttacctaACCGCCAttctccattggataacggcgatcacatgacctcagaccgctcaccgcggcccttggTCTCTCCCCCATGTTctctgctacctttagtagccaggagcaaggagatttttaatttccagggcgctccccagcttctgtgctgacgtccgccattttgccgttgggcgcatgtgccaaagttggggaaaggacCGCGGATAAGGATCCAGTTGGgaaacatcgccggaggccttacgTAACTTCAGCTCTCCTcgtggatcggatccgtgacgggaggtgaaatgttaacttgatcgccgttatcagcaatcatgtgactggggaccgcgtACCGCGGCGCTCCGGGAAATCTCCAGGCTCCCGGCTAGGTTTGGTAaccagaagcaaggagatttttaattacCCGTGTAATCCGCGGCTTTTGCGCACGTGTCCGCCATTTTAGTGATGGGTGCgcgcgcagaagccggggtaaggtcagcggataaatcaGTTGGCcataggggggggggagtgttttCACCTTCCCTGATGGATCCCATCCctgaggggaggtaaaactttaactttatttaacttttttaaacttttctgtgatccgatggatagcggcgatcacggaccCGGGGCCTGCTAACCACGATCCCCGGTGGCATCTCCTGGTTTCTTGCTAGCTTCAGTAGCCGGGAAGCAGGAGACTTCAAATGTCCCGCgtcggtcttcttctcttctgaatgtgtGCCAACATTTTTACTTTGGCGCACATGCTCAGAGGATGCCGGGGGTTCCATTCTGGACCAGTTCATCGGGGCACATCATGGAGGATGCCCCTCCCCCATGACAGCttcatgttgttgttttttgtttgtttttttattgcagcGTTTTTGACATGTTTGCGCATGCGATTGAACGATGCGATTTTTAGCCaaccattgacttgcatgggtGAGGGAAAAATCACACAAATATAGGGCAGTCGCAATCGATAAAAAAATCGCACTCGcgctgcacacaaaaaaaatcacaaatgcgcataca
This window encodes:
- the MRPL28 gene encoding large ribosomal subunit protein bL28m, coding for MPLHKHPPAIWQSLKLKEGIYARLPAHYLKSLHDPEKPTPVHWRPHRQKYRLNPKSGQRERLQDVPVLPYFPPQADEGLWGGEGWISGYRYANNDKLSTRVRSLWRPQLFTRQLYSEILDRSFPIEVTMRTLDLIDAAFGFDFYILKTPQRDLQSKLGMELKRAMLMRLAKRDPGLHADDPVKREQVYNKYKEFAIPLEEAEWVGLSLQEAVEKQRLLEKKDPVPVFLTAVEELVQKAAAQRAVPDPAAVQTAS